A region from the Halomarina litorea genome encodes:
- a CDS encoding universal stress protein → MSGLLANVLVPVANVEDARSTAAALARYDPDRVTVIHVVEKGGGAPDKTPVEQSEGIAAESFDAFRETFPDAATEMRYDDDIVGAVFDAAREMDASAVVFLPRGGSRWVQLLSGDRTLALVTETDRPVVALPGGADA, encoded by the coding sequence ATGAGCGGCCTGCTCGCGAACGTCCTCGTTCCGGTCGCGAACGTCGAGGACGCGCGGTCGACGGCCGCGGCACTCGCCCGCTACGACCCCGACCGCGTCACCGTCATCCACGTCGTCGAGAAGGGGGGCGGCGCGCCGGACAAGACGCCCGTCGAGCAGAGCGAGGGCATCGCCGCGGAGTCGTTCGATGCCTTCCGCGAGACGTTTCCGGACGCGGCGACCGAGATGCGCTACGACGACGACATCGTCGGCGCCGTCTTCGACGCGGCCCGCGAGATGGACGCCAGCGCCGTGGTCTTCCTCCCACGCGGGGGGAGCCGGTGGGTCCAGTTGCTCTCGGGCGACCGGACGCTCGCGCTGGTCACCGAGACGGACCGCCCGGTCGTAGCCCTGCCCGGAGGTGCGGATGCGTAA
- the trkA gene encoding Trk system potassium transporter TrkA has product MRVIVVGAGEVGSSIAASLCQSHEVVVVDIDSERVGSLTYDIDVLAVQGDGGNLETLREAGIEEADLLIASTDDDETNIVTCGTAKTVSDAFTIARVKDKQYLDTWRGTEGALGIDFMVCTVLLAAQTIVRLIGLPAAQDVDAFANGAVRMAQFEVPADSPVANQTVAQADRFPSLTFAAIIRNGEIIIPSGDTVINSGDELVVIGSPESVREFGADISPDDAGPRDIVIVGGSEVGYQVARLLEARDFRPRLIERDPERARELAEALPKTTVMESDATDRAFLERENVGEADTVVATLESDEKNLLAGLLTKRLGAGRAVALTETGEYVELFEAVGLDVAVNPREVAAEEITRFTREQRAENVAIIEGDQAEVLELTVDADSALTGRPIQETVADLPEGTVIGAITRDGELITPRGETVIEAGDHVVLFARTEDIDDIAARV; this is encoded by the coding sequence GTGCGCGTAATCGTCGTCGGTGCTGGCGAGGTCGGGTCGAGCATCGCCGCCTCGCTGTGTCAGAGCCACGAGGTGGTGGTCGTCGACATCGACTCCGAACGGGTGGGGTCGCTCACGTACGACATCGACGTCCTCGCGGTGCAGGGCGACGGCGGCAACCTCGAGACGCTCCGCGAGGCGGGCATCGAGGAGGCCGACCTGCTCATCGCGAGTACGGACGACGACGAGACGAACATCGTCACCTGCGGGACGGCCAAAACCGTCAGCGACGCGTTCACCATCGCCCGCGTGAAGGACAAGCAGTACCTCGACACGTGGCGGGGCACCGAGGGGGCCTTGGGCATCGACTTCATGGTCTGTACGGTCCTGCTCGCCGCCCAGACCATCGTCCGCCTCATCGGCCTGCCCGCCGCACAGGACGTCGACGCCTTCGCCAACGGCGCGGTCAGGATGGCCCAGTTCGAGGTTCCCGCGGACAGCCCCGTCGCCAACCAGACCGTCGCCCAGGCCGACCGGTTCCCGTCGCTGACGTTCGCCGCCATCATCCGGAACGGCGAGATAATCATCCCGTCAGGTGACACCGTCATCAACTCGGGGGACGAACTCGTCGTCATCGGCAGTCCCGAGAGCGTCCGGGAGTTCGGCGCGGACATCTCGCCCGACGACGCCGGCCCGCGCGACATCGTCATCGTCGGCGGGAGCGAGGTGGGCTATCAGGTCGCCCGCCTGCTGGAGGCGAGGGACTTCCGCCCGCGACTCATCGAGCGCGACCCCGAGCGGGCGCGCGAACTCGCCGAAGCATTGCCGAAGACGACGGTGATGGAGTCCGACGCGACCGACCGGGCGTTCCTCGAACGCGAGAACGTTGGCGAGGCCGACACCGTGGTCGCCACGCTGGAGAGCGACGAGAAGAACCTGCTCGCCGGCCTGCTCACGAAACGGCTCGGCGCGGGGCGTGCCGTCGCGCTCACCGAGACGGGCGAATACGTCGAACTGTTCGAGGCGGTCGGACTGGACGTGGCCGTCAACCCCCGCGAGGTGGCCGCAGAGGAGATAACGCGATTCACCCGGGAACAGCGCGCCGAGAACGTCGCCATCATCGAGGGCGACCAGGCGGAGGTGCTCGAACTCACCGTCGACGCCGACAGCGCGCTCACGGGGCGGCCCATCCAGGAGACGGTGGCGGACCTCCCGGAGGGGACGGTCATCGGGGCCATCACCCGGGACGGCGAACTCATCACCCCGCGCGGGGAGACGGTCATCGAGGCCGGCGACCACGTCGTCCTGTTCGCCCGGACGGAGGACATCGACGACATCGCGGCGCGGGTGTAA
- a CDS encoding TrkH family potassium uptake protein: protein MSRVRVDWRASLSLVGTVLRYLSVALAFPLAVAVYYGDDIEVFVATIALTVVVGLALESLDEDPDLGPREGFLMVALTWLLVAVVGTVPYLLAGIGSESTLADPIYALFESMSGFTTTGATVMGDISFDTHSRALLMWRQLTQWLGGMGIVVLAVAILPELSVGGAQLMDAEAPGPGIEKLTPRIAETARVLWLVYLGFTVLQVLLLYGLHLVGMAPNMTFYNAVAHALTTMPTGGFSPEADSIAAFSAAVQWVVIPFMVVAGTNFALFWQLVDRNPRRLVRDTEFRAYLGVMAVITAVLTGLLFTGSAPVLDLGGATQGVAENSLRQATFQVVSVVTTTGYATSDFAQWGEGAKYLLLFAMFIGGSGGSTGGAIKIIRWVVIVKALRRELFTTVHPEAVRPVRIAGTVIDERAIRGIYAFTLLYFVLFFVGTIIVIVDAGRVGYPIDVLEAMSATASTLGNVGPGFGSLGPFGSYQGFPATSKLLMVFFMWVGRLEIFPVLVLLTGAYWRS from the coding sequence ATGAGTAGGGTCCGCGTCGACTGGCGGGCCAGCCTCAGTCTCGTCGGAACCGTCCTGCGCTACCTCTCGGTGGCGCTCGCCTTCCCGCTCGCCGTCGCGGTCTACTACGGCGACGACATCGAGGTGTTCGTCGCGACCATCGCACTCACCGTCGTCGTCGGTCTCGCCCTCGAATCGCTCGACGAGGACCCGGACCTCGGCCCCCGCGAGGGGTTTCTGATGGTCGCGCTGACGTGGTTGCTCGTCGCCGTCGTCGGCACCGTCCCCTACCTGCTGGCGGGGATCGGGAGCGAGTCGACGCTCGCCGACCCGATCTACGCGCTGTTCGAGTCGATGAGCGGCTTCACCACCACCGGCGCGACGGTGATGGGCGACATCTCGTTCGACACCCACTCGCGCGCGCTCCTGATGTGGCGACAGCTGACGCAGTGGCTCGGCGGCATGGGTATCGTCGTCCTCGCCGTCGCCATCCTCCCCGAACTCTCCGTGGGCGGTGCGCAACTGATGGACGCGGAGGCGCCCGGCCCCGGCATCGAGAAACTCACGCCGCGCATCGCGGAGACGGCCCGCGTCCTCTGGCTGGTGTATCTGGGCTTCACCGTCCTCCAGGTCCTCCTCCTCTACGGGCTCCACCTCGTCGGGATGGCCCCGAACATGACGTTCTACAACGCCGTCGCCCACGCCCTGACGACGATGCCCACCGGTGGGTTCTCCCCGGAGGCCGACAGCATCGCGGCGTTCTCGGCGGCCGTTCAGTGGGTCGTCATCCCGTTCATGGTCGTCGCTGGGACCAACTTCGCGCTGTTCTGGCAACTCGTCGACCGCAACCCGCGGCGACTCGTTCGAGACACGGAGTTCCGGGCGTACCTCGGCGTCATGGCCGTCATCACCGCCGTGTTGACCGGTCTGCTGTTCACCGGGAGCGCACCCGTCCTCGACCTCGGGGGGGCCACGCAGGGCGTCGCGGAGAACTCGCTGCGACAGGCGACCTTCCAGGTCGTCTCGGTGGTGACGACGACGGGGTACGCCACCAGCGACTTCGCCCAGTGGGGCGAGGGCGCGAAGTACCTCCTCCTGTTCGCCATGTTCATCGGCGGGTCCGGCGGGTCCACCGGTGGCGCGATCAAGATCATCCGCTGGGTGGTCATCGTGAAGGCCCTCCGCCGGGAACTGTTCACCACCGTCCACCCCGAGGCCGTCCGCCCGGTCCGCATCGCGGGCACCGTCATCGACGAACGGGCCATCCGAGGGATATACGCCTTCACGCTCCTCTACTTCGTCCTCTTCTTCGTCGGGACGATCATCGTCATCGTGGACGCGGGACGGGTGGGCTACCCCATCGACGTCCTCGAAGCGATGAGCGCCACCGCCTCGACGCTCGGCAACGTCGGGCCGGGGTTCGGGTCGCTCGGCCCGTTCGGGAGCTACCAAGGGTTCCCGGCCACCTCGAAGCTCCTGATGGTTTTTTTCATGTGGGTCGGTCGGCTGGAGATATTCCCTGTCCTCGTCCTGTTGACGGGCGCATACTGGCGGTCCTGA
- a CDS encoding transporter produces MVRKSTFVILAGVVFLFIPIPPVATIIGLVLLALGLGLRFFTSS; encoded by the coding sequence ATGGTTCGAAAGTCGACGTTCGTGATACTCGCCGGAGTCGTGTTCCTGTTCATCCCCATCCCGCCTGTGGCGACCATCATCGGTCTCGTCCTGTTGGCCCTCGGACTGGGCCTGCGGTTCTTTACGAGTAGCTGA
- a CDS encoding TrkH family potassium uptake protein, translating to MARRQTIGGLRTDLAIVLRDVGSLVLMESGLITLSATLALAFGEWYVALAFLTAGGITAAAGAFVHRRFDAAPAPRIKHGMVIAAGGWFSVAVFGALPFLLSAYFVPPDVMATYVPATGTEGWEPIRVGSSTTLSSLAYFRSPLHALFESMSGWTGSGLTMAVHEPSLPRTVQWWRSLMQWVGGVGVIVLTVSILARPGSGSYALYRSETREEKIHPSVVSTVRTVWKIFLLYTVLSVFVLFLALLFSPSAYAGSLAPGEAFWQALNHAMTALSTGGFSVTDGSIGTYNSPLVETLLLPIMTLGAIAFPIHYGVLRNRDFGVLVSDLQTRWLFVLFAVGSTLLALQLGFTVGPAGFGEVVAVSSLGLSTGQVDAVRDAVFQFVSALSCTGFQSSPIGEWADGGKLLLSGAMVLGGAAGSTVGGIKIIRGYTVARGIGWQFSRVFLPASAIVTTRIGDRTLRREEMEREFSEAAIVSLLWVLLLVASSLLLVNVVPAEFGYADALFEVASAQGNVGLSTGITGPTMHPVAEGMFVLNMWVGRLEIIPILVFARSVLYGFDP from the coding sequence ATGGCCCGGCGCCAGACTATCGGCGGTCTCCGTACCGACCTCGCCATCGTCCTCCGAGACGTCGGGTCGCTCGTCCTCATGGAGTCGGGACTGATAACGCTCTCGGCGACCCTCGCGCTCGCATTCGGCGAGTGGTACGTCGCCCTCGCCTTCCTCACCGCCGGGGGAATCACCGCGGCCGCCGGTGCGTTCGTACACCGCCGGTTCGACGCCGCCCCCGCTCCACGGATAAAACACGGGATGGTCATCGCGGCAGGTGGGTGGTTCTCCGTCGCCGTCTTCGGGGCACTTCCGTTTCTCCTGAGTGCGTACTTCGTCCCTCCCGACGTGATGGCGACGTACGTTCCCGCGACCGGAACCGAGGGGTGGGAGCCGATACGGGTCGGGTCGTCGACGACGCTGTCGAGCCTTGCGTACTTCCGGTCGCCCCTGCACGCCCTCTTCGAGTCGATGAGCGGGTGGACCGGGTCGGGCCTGACGATGGCCGTCCACGAACCCTCGCTTCCCCGGACCGTCCAGTGGTGGCGCTCGCTCATGCAGTGGGTCGGGGGCGTCGGCGTCATCGTCCTGACCGTCTCCATCCTCGCCCGTCCGGGGTCGGGGAGTTACGCCCTCTACCGCAGCGAGACGAGAGAGGAGAAGATACACCCGAGCGTCGTCTCGACGGTACGGACCGTCTGGAAGATATTCCTGCTGTACACGGTCCTCTCGGTCTTCGTCCTCTTCCTCGCGCTCCTGTTCAGCCCGAGCGCATACGCGGGGTCGCTCGCGCCGGGGGAGGCGTTCTGGCAGGCGCTCAACCACGCCATGACTGCCCTCTCGACGGGCGGATTCTCCGTCACCGACGGGTCCATCGGGACGTACAACTCACCGCTCGTCGAGACGCTCCTCCTGCCCATCATGACCCTCGGGGCCATCGCCTTCCCGATTCACTACGGCGTCCTGCGGAACCGCGACTTCGGTGTGCTCGTGAGCGACCTCCAGACGCGCTGGCTGTTCGTGCTGTTTGCCGTCGGCTCGACGCTGCTGGCGCTTCAACTCGGCTTCACGGTCGGTCCGGCGGGCTTCGGCGAGGTGGTCGCAGTCTCTAGTCTCGGCCTCTCGACCGGGCAGGTCGACGCCGTGCGCGACGCCGTCTTCCAGTTCGTCAGCGCCCTCTCGTGTACCGGGTTCCAGTCCTCACCCATCGGCGAGTGGGCCGACGGCGGGAAGCTCCTGCTCTCGGGCGCGATGGTACTCGGCGGGGCCGCCGGGTCCACCGTGGGCGGCATCAAGATCATCCGGGGCTACACCGTCGCCCGCGGTATCGGATGGCAGTTCTCACGCGTGTTCCTTCCGGCCAGCGCCATCGTCACCACCCGTATCGGCGACCGGACACTCAGACGCGAGGAGATGGAACGGGAGTTCTCCGAGGCGGCCATCGTCAGCCTGCTGTGGGTGCTCTTGCTCGTCGCCTCCAGTCTCCTCCTCGTGAACGTCGTGCCCGCGGAGTTCGGCTACGCCGACGCGCTGTTCGAGGTGGCGAGCGCACAGGGGAACGTCGGCCTCTCGACGGGTATCACCGGTCCGACGATGCACCCCGTCGCCGAGGGAATGTTCGTCCTGAACATGTGGGTCGGCCGCCTCGAGATCATCCCCATCCTCGTGTTCGCCCGGTCGGTCCTCTACGGGTTCGACCCCTGA
- a CDS encoding potassium channel family protein: MYIVIVGAGDIGRPLTEIATRGGNEVVIIERDEARADDAATAFDCLVINADATVKETLVDAGADRADALISTTDRDATNIMVCLLAQELTVPDIVSVVHDPEHMALFERIGVNTIENPQRLIAEYLYRAVKRPSIVDYMPVGESAEVFEIRVSEDAPVVGKTLQGAAEEGQFTDDMLVVAIERDGNGEPITPRGDTTIEVGDILTVYSAIGVTPEITDVFGHFEDHEGTHPDVR, translated from the coding sequence ATGTACATCGTCATCGTCGGGGCGGGAGATATCGGCAGACCCCTCACGGAGATCGCCACGCGGGGCGGCAACGAGGTGGTCATCATCGAACGCGACGAGGCACGGGCCGACGACGCGGCCACGGCGTTCGACTGTCTCGTCATCAACGCCGACGCGACGGTAAAGGAGACGCTCGTGGACGCCGGCGCGGACCGGGCAGACGCGCTCATCTCGACGACGGACCGGGACGCCACGAACATCATGGTCTGCCTGCTGGCACAGGAACTGACGGTCCCGGACATCGTCTCGGTGGTCCACGACCCCGAGCACATGGCGTTGTTCGAGCGCATCGGCGTCAACACCATCGAGAACCCCCAACGGCTCATCGCCGAGTACCTCTACCGCGCGGTCAAACGCCCGAGCATCGTCGACTACATGCCCGTCGGCGAGTCGGCCGAGGTGTTCGAGATCCGGGTCAGCGAGGACGCCCCCGTCGTCGGGAAGACCCTCCAGGGAGCCGCCGAGGAGGGACAATTCACCGACGACATGCTGGTCGTCGCCATCGAACGTGACGGGAACGGCGAACCCATCACTCCCCGCGGTGATACCACCATCGAGGTGGGCGACATCCTCACCGTCTACTCCGCCATCGGGGTGACCCCCGAGATCACCGACGTGTTCGGTCACTTCGAGGACCACGAGGGGACCCACCCCGACGTGCGCTGA
- a CDS encoding DUF4413 domain-containing protein — protein sequence MTRFEASDPRERLGLVVDAITAHRKRDSEGVVLESDGGRVEYADRTLTLTLTDDQRGRLDDLLSEFPVFKVEQPATRKAPEGVVHVAAIADPKHAADFVEACFRQVFGADEGYQLRVVRV from the coding sequence ATGACCCGCTTCGAGGCCAGCGACCCCCGCGAGCGACTCGGACTCGTCGTCGACGCCATCACGGCCCACCGCAAACGCGACAGCGAGGGCGTCGTCCTCGAATCCGACGGGGGGCGCGTCGAGTACGCCGACCGGACGCTGACGCTGACGCTCACCGACGACCAGCGAGGGCGTCTCGACGACCTGCTCTCCGAGTTCCCGGTGTTCAAAGTCGAACAACCGGCGACGCGGAAGGCCCCCGAGGGAGTGGTCCACGTCGCGGCCATCGCTGACCCCAAACACGCCGCCGACTTCGTCGAGGCGTGCTTTCGGCAGGTGTTCGGTGCGGACGAGGGCTACCAGTTACGCGTCGTCCGGGTATAG
- a CDS encoding class I SAM-dependent methyltransferase, translated as MPEDPVKRTLATYETVAEEYRDRHADRSVVAHLVDRFDASLAPGSRVLDVGCGPGWESATLLERGHDVTAIDLSASFLRAAGEVAPDAARSRMDMRELAVADGRFDGVWALASFLHVPREDAPSTLREFARVLDEGGVLFCGVKRGSGECLGRAYDGDDRRFTLYEPEEFRGLVERAGFDVSSLQSEDGWLQVLARV; from the coding sequence GTGCCCGAAGACCCCGTCAAACGGACGCTCGCAACCTACGAGACCGTCGCCGAGGAGTACCGCGACCGACACGCCGACCGCTCCGTCGTCGCCCACCTGGTCGACCGGTTCGACGCGTCCCTCGCACCCGGGAGCCGTGTCCTCGACGTCGGTTGTGGCCCGGGGTGGGAGTCCGCCACCCTCCTCGAACGGGGCCACGACGTGACCGCCATCGACCTATCGGCGTCGTTCCTCCGGGCCGCGGGTGAGGTGGCCCCGGACGCGGCCCGCTCCCGGATGGACATGCGCGAACTCGCCGTCGCGGACGGGCGTTTCGACGGCGTCTGGGCGCTCGCCTCGTTCCTCCACGTCCCCCGTGAGGACGCCCCGTCCACCCTCCGGGAGTTCGCCCGCGTCCTCGACGAGGGCGGAGTGCTGTTCTGCGGAGTCAAGCGCGGGTCGGGGGAGTGTCTGGGACGGGCGTACGATGGGGACGACCGACGGTTCACGCTGTACGAACCGGAGGAGTTCCGGGGACTCGTAGAGCGCGCCGGGTTCGACGTGTCGTCGCTCCAGTCGGAGGACGGCTGGTTGCAGGTGCTCGCACGGGTCTGA
- a CDS encoding adenylate kinase, whose protein sequence is MSNPRILLLGPPGAGKGTQSKNIVDTYGVEHITTGDALRANKDMETEYGKPREFMEAGDLVPDPVVNEIVTAALADADGFVLDGYPRNMSQAEFLDEHADLDIVAFLDVGREELIKRLTGRRVDPETGDNYHVEYDMPEDDAIADRLVQRDDDTEETVRDRLDVYDENTKPLIEFYEERGLLERIEGDQTPDEVWEDLRVAIEGAVADDE, encoded by the coding sequence ATGAGCAACCCACGCATCCTGTTGCTCGGTCCGCCGGGGGCCGGCAAGGGCACGCAGAGCAAGAACATCGTCGACACCTACGGCGTCGAGCACATCACGACGGGCGACGCCCTGCGCGCGAACAAGGACATGGAGACGGAGTACGGCAAGCCCCGCGAGTTCATGGAGGCCGGCGACCTCGTCCCGGACCCCGTGGTCAACGAGATCGTGACCGCCGCACTCGCGGACGCCGACGGGTTCGTCCTCGACGGCTACCCGCGCAACATGTCGCAGGCCGAGTTCCTCGACGAGCACGCCGACCTCGACATCGTCGCGTTCCTCGACGTGGGCCGCGAGGAACTCATCAAGCGCCTCACGGGCCGGCGCGTCGACCCCGAGACGGGCGACAACTACCACGTCGAGTACGACATGCCCGAGGACGACGCGATTGCGGACCGCCTCGTCCAGCGCGACGACGACACCGAGGAGACGGTCAGGGACCGCCTCGACGTCTACGACGAGAACACGAAGCCGCTCATCGAGTTCTACGAGGAGCGCGGCCTGCTGGAGCGAATCGAGGGGGACCAGACGCCCGACGAGGTCTGGGAGGACCTCCGTGTGGCCATCGAGGGCGCCGTCGCGGACGACGAGTAG
- a CDS encoding DUF106 domain-containing protein, translated as MPRTAQKVEDLVSEDPAMRNALEVVLDRAEANGGTVEWADVDDDLSSGQWGRLIEKGVLRSASGDGFEVRDPAAVRAALDGDTGSGSSTSATGSSDADDGGKGWSTYDKMAGLGALGLFLGYSVGQVRNAVGSALDVVLGPIEAALPFYAVILVLAMVTGLYSTLLQANLMDTEKMGEYQERMKDIQDRYKAAKESGDESEVERINEERMDAMGDQMGMMKEQFRPMVWIMLLTIPVFLWLYWMILENPGDLGTVTMPLIGQVDWTASTFVFPAWILWYFVCSMGFTQIIRKALNISTSPTTS; from the coding sequence ATGCCACGCACTGCTCAGAAGGTGGAGGACCTCGTCAGCGAGGACCCCGCCATGCGAAACGCCCTCGAGGTCGTCCTCGACCGCGCCGAGGCAAACGGCGGCACGGTCGAGTGGGCGGACGTCGACGACGACCTCTCGAGCGGCCAGTGGGGCCGACTCATCGAGAAGGGCGTCCTGCGGAGCGCGAGCGGCGACGGGTTCGAGGTCCGCGACCCGGCGGCCGTCCGCGCGGCGCTCGATGGCGACACCGGGTCCGGGTCGTCGACGAGTGCGACCGGGAGTTCCGACGCGGACGACGGGGGGAAGGGCTGGTCTACCTACGACAAGATGGCCGGCCTCGGTGCCCTCGGACTCTTTCTGGGTTACTCGGTGGGGCAGGTCCGGAACGCCGTCGGGAGCGCCCTCGACGTCGTCCTCGGCCCCATCGAGGCCGCGCTGCCCTTCTACGCCGTCATCCTCGTCCTCGCGATGGTGACCGGCCTCTACTCGACGCTCCTGCAGGCGAACCTGATGGACACCGAGAAGATGGGCGAGTATCAGGAGCGCATGAAGGACATCCAGGACCGCTACAAGGCGGCCAAGGAGTCCGGCGACGAGAGCGAGGTCGAACGCATCAACGAGGAGCGCATGGACGCCATGGGCGACCAGATGGGCATGATGAAAGAGCAGTTCCGCCCGATGGTGTGGATCATGCTCCTGACCATCCCCGTGTTCCTCTGGCTCTACTGGATGATCCTCGAGAACCCGGGCGACCTGGGGACGGTCACGATGCCGCTCATCGGGCAGGTCGACTGGACGGCGTCCACGTTCGTCTTCCCGGCGTGGATCCTCTGGTACTTCGTCTGCTCGATGGGGTTCACCCAGATCATCCGCAAGGCGCTGAACATCTCGACGTCGCCGACGACGTCGTAA
- the cmk gene encoding (d)CMP kinase — protein sequence MLITVSGPAGSGKSTAAAALAETLGYDHVSGGDIFRSLADERGVSLVEFNQLAEDDDQIDRDLDRRLRDIARDRDDVVLESRLAGWMAGEYADVRIWLDAPLDVRAARIADREEKPAEAAREETEARATSEAGRYHEYYNIDIDDRTIYDLALNTARLGPEGVVETLLAFVEAYDPALDEGKAPVEHVRYEF from the coding sequence ATGTTGATTACCGTCTCCGGCCCCGCCGGCAGTGGCAAGAGCACCGCTGCGGCGGCCCTCGCAGAGACGCTCGGCTACGACCACGTCAGCGGTGGTGACATCTTCCGCTCGCTGGCCGACGAACGCGGCGTCTCGCTCGTCGAGTTCAACCAGTTGGCGGAGGACGACGACCAGATCGACCGCGACCTGGACCGCCGACTCAGGGACATCGCCCGCGACCGCGACGACGTGGTCCTCGAATCGCGGCTGGCGGGGTGGATGGCCGGCGAGTACGCCGACGTGCGTATCTGGCTCGACGCCCCCCTCGACGTCCGCGCGGCCCGCATCGCCGACCGCGAGGAGAAACCCGCCGAGGCGGCCCGCGAGGAGACCGAGGCGCGCGCCACCAGCGAGGCCGGTCGGTACCACGAGTACTACAACATCGACATCGACGACCGCACCATCTACGATCTCGCGCTCAACACCGCCCGCCTCGGTCCGGAGGGCGTCGTCGAGACCCTGCTGGCGTTCGTCGAGGCGTACGACCCGGCGCTCGACGAGGGGAAGGCACCCGTCGAACACGTGCGCTACGAGTTCTGA
- a CDS encoding RNA-guided pseudouridylation complex pseudouridine synthase subunit Cbf5, whose protein sequence is MALRGPPTDRTLSDLREFGVVNLDKPPGPSSHQVAAWLRDLAGVDRAAHAGTLDPKVTGCLPVLLGDATRAAQVFDDSVKGYVAVLELHRPAPADFEAVVAEFEGPLLQKPPRKSAVSRRLRTRTVHELEVLEREDRRALLRIRCESGTYVRKLCHDLGLALGTGANMGALRRVETYPFDDRSLVTMHDVTDALAEAESGDESLLRECIAPAERALVHLPGLTVAPSAAEQVAEGAPVYAPGVIDGTAPESVDFDGLRPDPAADAARGSLVVCYTPNGAAVCLGHLVGDVDADSGTVVELERVLV, encoded by the coding sequence ATGGCGCTCCGTGGCCCGCCGACCGACCGCACGCTCTCCGACCTCCGCGAGTTCGGCGTCGTCAACCTCGACAAGCCGCCCGGCCCGTCCTCCCACCAGGTGGCAGCGTGGCTCCGCGACCTCGCCGGCGTCGATCGGGCGGCCCACGCCGGCACCCTCGACCCGAAGGTGACGGGCTGTCTCCCCGTCTTGCTCGGGGACGCCACCCGCGCCGCGCAGGTGTTCGACGACAGCGTCAAGGGGTACGTCGCGGTGCTGGAACTCCACCGCCCCGCACCCGCCGACTTCGAGGCCGTCGTCGCGGAGTTCGAGGGGCCGCTCCTCCAGAAACCACCCCGCAAGAGCGCCGTCAGCCGGCGCCTCCGGACGCGGACGGTTCACGAACTGGAGGTCCTCGAACGCGAGGACCGTCGGGCGCTCCTGCGCATCCGCTGTGAGAGCGGAACGTACGTCCGGAAGCTCTGTCACGACCTCGGACTCGCACTCGGGACGGGCGCGAACATGGGTGCGCTCCGGCGCGTGGAGACGTACCCCTTCGACGACCGGTCGCTGGTGACGATGCACGACGTGACCGACGCCCTCGCGGAGGCCGAGTCGGGCGACGAGTCGCTCCTCCGCGAGTGTATCGCGCCCGCCGAACGCGCACTGGTTCACCTGCCCGGCCTGACCGTGGCGCCGAGCGCCGCCGAACAGGTCGCGGAGGGCGCCCCCGTGTACGCGCCGGGCGTCATCGACGGTACGGCCCCGGAGTCGGTCGATTTCGACGGCCTGCGCCCCGACCCAGCGGCGGACGCCGCACGTGGGTCGCTCGTCGTTTGCTACACGCCGAACGGGGCGGCGGTCTGTCTGGGGCACCTCGTCGGGGACGTCGACGCCGATTCGGGGACCGTCGTCGAACTCGAACGCGTCCTCGTCTGA